A genomic window from Gemmatimonadota bacterium includes:
- a CDS encoding family 20 glycosylhydrolase produces the protein MRDIKRHIDLLSRYKLNIFHWHLTDDQGWRLEIRRFPALARVGGRRTEATGDRYAGFYTQAEAREVVEYARQRGVTVVPEIEMPGHSSAALAAYPQLGCTGETIAVPNSWGVFADIFCAGKDEVFTTLFGVLDEVMDIFPSPYVHIGGDEVPKDRWRACAACQAVMRREGLANEEELQGWFLRRIAAHVSSRGRTIIGWDEVLEGRFAPGAIVQSWRDSSFTRKAAERGHRVIASPNEWVYLNRQAGELTLEQVYAFDPVPKGLAAGEQHRVLGSEVTFWSEHITSGTNLALMALPRLLDFADVVWGAAPRDLTALQLRIDGDHRARLGGMEFVMGPGARALPRIVITFDSVTRQARWQLTDTLAGLGVHATFDGSPPRPTSRALAPGAGLGKGGMVRLQAFVAGERVLEERHLTIRQHAGVGARARITPAPSTSYPGTGPFTLTDGLIGSPAHGDGLWTGWWGPDVEIVVDLGQLQPVAHVSANFLQNVRSWIVLPAQVGVSWSNDGERWSEPRLQGHDVPIARDGAIVHPFALALPAGTSARFVRLTARNAGRLPPGHPGAGEASWLFADEIVITPRAAARMR, from the coding sequence GTGCGCGACATCAAGCGGCACATCGACCTGCTGTCGCGCTACAAGCTCAACATCTTCCACTGGCACCTGACGGACGACCAGGGGTGGCGCCTCGAGATCCGGCGCTTCCCGGCGCTCGCGCGCGTGGGAGGGCGCCGCACGGAGGCGACCGGCGACCGCTACGCCGGCTTCTACACGCAGGCCGAGGCGCGAGAGGTGGTGGAGTACGCGCGCCAACGCGGGGTCACGGTCGTCCCGGAGATCGAGATGCCGGGGCATTCGTCGGCCGCCCTCGCCGCCTATCCGCAGTTGGGGTGTACGGGAGAGACGATCGCCGTCCCCAACTCGTGGGGGGTCTTCGCCGACATCTTCTGCGCCGGCAAGGACGAGGTGTTCACGACCCTGTTCGGTGTGCTCGACGAGGTGATGGACATCTTCCCCTCGCCGTACGTGCACATCGGCGGCGACGAAGTCCCGAAGGATCGCTGGAGGGCCTGTGCCGCCTGCCAGGCGGTGATGCGGCGCGAGGGGCTGGCCAACGAGGAAGAGCTGCAGGGGTGGTTCCTGCGTCGCATCGCGGCGCACGTGTCGTCGCGCGGGCGCACGATCATCGGCTGGGACGAGGTGCTCGAGGGGCGCTTCGCCCCGGGGGCGATCGTGCAGTCGTGGCGCGACTCCTCCTTCACGCGCAAGGCCGCCGAGCGCGGGCACCGCGTGATTGCCTCGCCCAACGAGTGGGTGTACCTCAACCGGCAGGCAGGAGAGCTGACGCTGGAGCAGGTGTACGCCTTCGATCCCGTCCCCAAGGGGCTCGCCGCGGGCGAGCAGCACCGGGTGCTGGGGAGCGAGGTGACGTTCTGGAGCGAGCACATCACCTCGGGGACCAACCTGGCGCTGATGGCGCTTCCGCGACTGCTGGACTTTGCCGATGTGGTGTGGGGGGCGGCGCCGCGTGACCTGACGGCGTTGCAGCTGCGCATCGACGGCGATCACCGCGCGCGCCTCGGTGGGATGGAATTCGTCATGGGACCCGGCGCCCGAGCCCTCCCGCGCATCGTCATCACCTTCGACAGCGTCACGCGCCAGGCGCGTTGGCAGCTGACGGACACACTCGCCGGGCTTGGCGTGCACGCGACCTTCGATGGCAGCCCCCCGCGCCCCACCTCGCGCGCCCTCGCCCCGGGCGCAGGGCTCGGGAAGGGCGGGATGGTGCGGCTGCAAGCGTTCGTGGCCGGGGAACGTGTGCTGGAGGAGCGGCACCTCACGATTCGCCAGCACGCGGGGGTCGGGGCGCGCGCGCGCATCACGCCGGCGCCGAGCACGTCGTATCCCGGGACCGGACCGTTCACGCTCACCGACGGGTTGATCGGCAGCCCGGCGCATGGCGACGGGCTCTGGACGGGATGGTGGGGGCCCGACGTCGAGATCGTCGTCGACCTCGGTCAGCTGCAACCGGTCGCGCACGTCTCGGCGAACTTCCTGCAGAACGTGCGGTCGTGGATCGTGCTGCCGGCGCAGGTCGGGGTGTCGTGGTCCAACGACGGTGAGCGGTGGAGCGAGCCGCGGCTGCAGGGGCACGATGTCCCGATCGCGCGCGACGGGGCCATCGTGCACCCATTCGCCCTGGCACTCCCTGCCGGGACCTCGGCGCGATTCGTCCGGCTCACGGCGCGCAACGCCGGGCGACTGCCGCCCGGCCATCCGGGGGCAGGCGAGGCGTCGTGGCTCTTTGCCGATGAGATCGTGATCACGCCTCGCGCCGCCGCGAGGATGCGATGA
- a CDS encoding phosphoribosyltransferase, translating to MSRYADREQAGRRLAHALGHYAGRPDVIVLGLPRGGVLVAAEVATSLQAPLDVFTVRKLGVPWNRELAVGAIASGEVAVFDRDAMQQLGITMADMADVIAHEERELARRDALFRGGRGPLALSERTVIVVDDGLATGATMTAAVDAIRTLGATRIVAAVPVASESACDAMRARADECVCLEVPAPFYGVGYWYDDFHDVSDAEVLAILAEHPPTPHPA from the coding sequence ATGTCACGTTATGCCGATCGCGAGCAGGCCGGGCGTCGCCTCGCCCACGCCCTCGGGCACTACGCCGGGCGCCCCGACGTGATCGTCCTTGGGCTGCCACGTGGTGGCGTGCTCGTAGCCGCCGAGGTGGCGACGTCGCTGCAGGCTCCGCTCGACGTCTTCACGGTGCGCAAGCTCGGCGTCCCATGGAACCGCGAGCTCGCCGTTGGGGCGATCGCCAGCGGCGAGGTCGCGGTCTTCGATCGCGACGCCATGCAGCAACTCGGGATCACGATGGCGGACATGGCCGACGTGATCGCTCACGAGGAGCGCGAACTCGCCCGGCGCGACGCGCTCTTTCGTGGCGGACGTGGCCCGCTGGCGCTCAGCGAACGGACGGTGATCGTCGTCGACGACGGCCTGGCGACCGGCGCGACGATGACCGCGGCCGTCGACGCCATTCGCACGCTCGGCGCTACGCGCATCGTCGCCGCCGTCCCCGTCGCCTCAGAGAGCGCGTGCGACGCCATGCGAGCGCGTGCCGATGAGTGCGTGTGCCTCGAGGTCCCGGCGCCGTTCTACGGCGTCGGCTACTGGTACGATGACTTCCATGACGTGAGCGACGCGGAGGTGCTGGCGATACTCGCCGAGCATCCCCCCACGCCGCACCCAGCCTGA
- a CDS encoding Hsp20 family protein has protein sequence MSGIRIQRANDDERALPVFSELAQRLDAVRQRAFELFATRGGTAGHELDDWIAAEHEVLGRPAAELTEANGDFRVDVTLPGFAANDIEVTATPTELIVHATSTREKQGEDESIVWSEFRSSDVYRRFGFPKTVDAEKITAALADGILTVRAPKMEPVIAAPAPTSAPAIVKPATEIPVDQL, from the coding sequence ATGTCAGGCATTCGCATCCAGCGCGCGAACGATGACGAGCGCGCCCTCCCGGTCTTCAGCGAACTCGCCCAACGCCTGGACGCCGTGCGACAGCGCGCCTTCGAGCTGTTCGCCACGCGTGGCGGAACCGCGGGACACGAGCTGGACGACTGGATCGCGGCCGAGCACGAGGTGCTGGGGCGGCCCGCCGCAGAGCTCACGGAGGCCAACGGCGATTTCCGTGTGGACGTCACGCTTCCCGGCTTTGCCGCCAACGACATCGAGGTCACCGCGACACCGACCGAGCTGATCGTGCACGCCACCTCCACGCGCGAAAAGCAGGGCGAGGACGAGAGCATCGTGTGGAGCGAGTTCCGATCGAGCGATGTGTACCGTCGCTTCGGCTTCCCCAAGACGGTCGACGCCGAGAAGATCACCGCGGCGCTCGCAGACGGGATCCTCACGGTGCGCGCGCCCAAGATGGAACCGGTCATTGCGGCGCCGGCCCCGACGTCTGCGCCGGCCATCGTGAAACCGGCAACGGAGATCCCGGTCGACCAGTTGTGA
- a CDS encoding VIT family protein — protein sequence MARHSEQHRAGRIGWLRAAVLGANDGLVSTASLVVGVAAAEGSARAILVAGVAGLVAGAMSMAAGEYVSVSSQADTESADLARERRELATEPEAELEELTGIYVKRGVSPALARQIAVELTAKDALAAHAHDELGFTETSAARPLQAALASAGTFAVGAIVPLVITVVAPEAAVTYWVAGGSILGLMLLGGLAAQTGGAPLMKGIVRVTFWGALAMAATAGAGLLFGATG from the coding sequence ATTGCCCGTCACTCCGAGCAACATCGCGCCGGCCGCATCGGTTGGCTGCGCGCCGCGGTGCTGGGCGCAAACGACGGATTGGTCTCGACCGCCTCGCTCGTCGTCGGCGTCGCAGCGGCCGAGGGTTCGGCGCGCGCCATCCTGGTGGCGGGTGTCGCCGGGCTCGTGGCCGGGGCGATGTCGATGGCAGCGGGAGAGTACGTGTCGGTCTCGTCGCAGGCCGACACGGAATCTGCCGACCTCGCGCGCGAACGGCGCGAGCTGGCGACGGAGCCCGAAGCCGAACTCGAGGAACTCACCGGCATCTACGTGAAGCGCGGCGTCTCCCCCGCGCTCGCCAGGCAGATCGCGGTGGAACTCACGGCCAAGGACGCACTCGCGGCACACGCACACGACGAGTTGGGCTTCACCGAGACATCGGCGGCGCGCCCGCTGCAGGCGGCGCTCGCATCGGCGGGGACCTTCGCCGTGGGAGCGATCGTCCCGCTGGTCATTACCGTCGTCGCACCAGAGGCTGCCGTTACCTACTGGGTGGCCGGCGGCTCGATCCTGGGACTCATGCTGCTCGGCGGGCTCGCCGCGCAGACGGGTGGCGCCCCACTCATGAAGGGCATCGTGCGCGTCACCTTCTGGGGGGCGCTGGCCATGGCCGCCACCGCGGGGGCCGGACTGCTCTTCGGCGCGACGGGCTAG
- a CDS encoding 1-acyl-sn-glycerol-3-phosphate acyltransferase: MAQLLNAWVWFETVLLVIIATPFAFILFCLTAPFDKGRYAAGRFFRLLGVLTVKLNPLWKFEMGGDFIRDPRRPYVAVSNHESYADIFLISHLPWEMKWLSKETMFKIPCFGWMMRMAGDIEVRRGERTSIVRAMKEARDRLSKRVSVMIFPEGTRSRDGELLPFKDGAFRLALEAGAPILPIVVAGTRDCMQKGTFRFQKARARVKVLPPIEVTGMTIADVAELRDRTRAVIAEARHALVREMRGES, from the coding sequence ATGGCACAATTGCTCAACGCCTGGGTGTGGTTCGAGACGGTCCTGCTCGTCATCATCGCCACCCCCTTCGCCTTCATCCTCTTCTGCCTCACCGCCCCCTTCGACAAGGGGCGGTATGCTGCCGGGCGCTTCTTTCGCTTGCTCGGCGTCCTGACCGTCAAGCTCAACCCGCTCTGGAAGTTCGAGATGGGGGGCGACTTCATCCGTGACCCCCGTCGCCCCTACGTGGCGGTTTCGAACCACGAGTCGTACGCCGACATCTTCCTCATCTCCCACCTGCCGTGGGAGATGAAGTGGCTGTCCAAGGAGACGATGTTCAAGATCCCGTGCTTCGGCTGGATGATGCGCATGGCCGGCGACATCGAGGTCCGACGCGGGGAGCGTACGAGCATCGTGCGGGCGATGAAGGAGGCGCGCGACCGCCTGAGCAAGCGCGTGAGCGTGATGATCTTCCCCGAAGGGACGCGCTCGCGCGACGGAGAACTGCTCCCCTTCAAGGACGGCGCCTTTCGCCTGGCGCTCGAGGCCGGGGCCCCGATCCTCCCCATCGTCGTCGCGGGGACGCGCGACTGCATGCAGAAGGGGACGTTCCGCTTCCAGAAGGCGCGAGCCCGCGTGAAGGTCCTCCCCCCCATCGAAGTGACGGGGATGACCATCGCCGATGTCGCGGAGCTGCGCGACCGAACGCGCGCGGTGATCGCCGAAGCGCGCCACGCGCTCGTGCGCGAGATGCGAGGGGAGTCCTGA
- a CDS encoding erythromycin esterase family protein, with amino-acid sequence MSSITAISDASSAARTVAKEARHLEGGPRDFDPILELAAGTRFVLIGEASHGTHDFYRVRAEITKRLIREFGFTALAVEADWPDAFRVNRYVRAQSDDPNADEALGGFTRFPQWMWRNADVLDFVGWLRAHNDTRPQGAPRVGFYGLDLYSMHASMAHVLSYLDVVDAEAATRARHRYACFDHFGEDPQEYGFAVSRGMSESCEHEVVEQLVDMQRAASGWVSRDGRLGADAHFFAQQNARLVRNAEAYYRAMFRGGAASWNVRDRHMAETLRTLADHLRATEHKPARLVVWAHNSHLGNAAATEMSRHGEVNLGQLVRHDYGSDALLVGFSTYDGTVTAASDWGAPAQRMAVRPALPGSYEAVLHDAGAQLLLDLRRSAELRRVLDAPRLQRAIGVIYRPQTERISHYFETRLPEQFDVLLHYDSTRALEPLERTGLWEHGELPATYPTAL; translated from the coding sequence ATGTCGAGCATCACGGCGATCAGCGACGCGTCCTCCGCGGCGCGCACGGTGGCGAAGGAGGCGCGCCACCTCGAAGGTGGCCCGCGCGACTTCGACCCGATCCTCGAGCTGGCCGCAGGAACGCGCTTCGTTCTCATTGGTGAGGCCTCGCACGGGACGCACGACTTCTATCGCGTGCGAGCCGAGATCACCAAGCGGCTCATCCGCGAGTTCGGTTTCACGGCGCTCGCCGTGGAGGCCGACTGGCCCGACGCCTTTCGCGTCAACCGGTACGTGCGCGCACAATCCGACGACCCGAACGCCGACGAGGCGCTGGGGGGCTTCACCCGCTTCCCGCAGTGGATGTGGCGCAATGCCGACGTCCTGGACTTCGTGGGGTGGCTGCGGGCGCATAACGACACGCGTCCGCAGGGAGCACCGCGCGTCGGATTCTATGGACTCGACCTGTACAGCATGCACGCCTCGATGGCGCACGTGCTGTCGTACCTCGACGTGGTCGACGCCGAGGCCGCCACGCGAGCACGGCACCGGTACGCGTGCTTCGATCATTTTGGCGAAGACCCGCAGGAATACGGCTTCGCCGTCTCGCGCGGAATGTCGGAGTCGTGTGAACACGAAGTGGTCGAGCAACTCGTGGACATGCAGCGTGCCGCGTCGGGGTGGGTGTCGCGCGACGGGCGGCTGGGTGCCGACGCACACTTCTTCGCACAGCAGAACGCTCGCCTGGTACGCAACGCCGAGGCGTACTACCGGGCGATGTTCCGCGGCGGCGCCGCCTCGTGGAACGTGCGCGACCGGCACATGGCCGAGACGTTGCGCACCCTCGCCGATCACCTGCGCGCCACGGAGCACAAGCCGGCGCGATTGGTCGTTTGGGCGCACAACTCCCATCTGGGGAACGCGGCCGCGACAGAGATGTCGCGGCACGGGGAGGTGAACCTGGGCCAGCTCGTGCGTCACGACTACGGCAGCGACGCCTTGCTTGTGGGCTTCTCCACCTATGATGGTACGGTCACCGCCGCCTCGGACTGGGGCGCCCCCGCGCAACGCATGGCCGTACGCCCCGCACTGCCGGGATCGTACGAGGCCGTGCTGCACGACGCCGGGGCGCAGCTGCTGCTCGACTTGCGTCGGTCGGCCGAACTGCGGCGCGTCCTCGATGCGCCGCGCCTGCAGCGGGCCATTGGGGTGATCTACCGCCCGCAGACGGAACGCATCAGCCACTACTTCGAGACGCGCCTCCCCGAACAGTTCGACGTGCTGCTGCACTACGATTCCACGCGCGCCCTCGAGCCACTCGAGCGAACCGGGCTGTGGGAGCATGGTGAACTGCCCGCCACCTATCCTACAGCGCTGTAG
- a CDS encoding MFS transporter has product MSDAVGAVRAIASASVSSVMRARIAVAAIFFLNGVSVASWVVRIPDAQRALALSAGTLGLALLGAAGGALVAMPFAGRLVSRHGSRAVTVGAALAYAATLALPAVAPSLILLIAALFINGAANGSLNVAMNAQASTVERVHGRPIMASFHALFSGGGLAGAAGGGMIAAGGASAQLHLAAVGGVMIALVVLAARAMLPASAEWHPPEAEAEAGDEAVRPGRRVILLGVLAFSVLFAEGAMGDWSAVYLRDVAGAGPGLAASGYAAFSIAMALGRVVGDHLTARLGATRMVGFGAFLATAGIALALFDPSTRAIAIGFGAVGAGLATAFPSVLTAASRVPGMKAGAGIAAVATLGYTGLLAGPPLIGFVAQMTNLRGGMAAVGMACLLTAVLAGTLREDDGS; this is encoded by the coding sequence ATGAGCGACGCGGTGGGGGCGGTGCGCGCGATTGCGTCTGCATCGGTGTCGTCGGTGATGCGCGCGCGCATCGCGGTGGCGGCGATCTTCTTCCTCAACGGCGTGTCGGTGGCCAGCTGGGTCGTGCGCATCCCCGACGCGCAGCGGGCCCTGGCGCTGTCGGCGGGGACGCTCGGGCTCGCGCTGCTCGGCGCCGCTGGCGGAGCACTGGTGGCGATGCCGTTCGCGGGGCGCCTGGTGTCGCGCCACGGGAGCCGCGCCGTGACGGTCGGGGCGGCGCTGGCCTATGCCGCCACCCTCGCACTCCCCGCGGTGGCCCCGTCGCTCATCCTGCTCATCGCCGCGCTCTTCATCAACGGGGCGGCGAACGGGTCGCTCAACGTGGCGATGAACGCCCAGGCATCGACGGTCGAACGTGTGCACGGGCGCCCGATCATGGCCTCATTCCACGCGCTCTTCAGCGGAGGGGGGCTGGCCGGGGCGGCCGGCGGCGGGATGATTGCGGCTGGCGGCGCCTCGGCGCAGTTGCATCTGGCGGCAGTCGGCGGGGTGATGATCGCCCTCGTCGTCCTCGCCGCGCGCGCCATGCTGCCAGCGTCGGCCGAGTGGCATCCGCCGGAGGCGGAGGCGGAGGCGGGAGACGAAGCGGTACGTCCCGGTCGCCGGGTGATCCTGCTGGGGGTGCTCGCCTTCAGCGTCCTCTTTGCCGAGGGGGCGATGGGCGACTGGAGCGCGGTCTACCTGCGCGACGTGGCCGGGGCGGGGCCCGGGCTCGCGGCGTCGGGGTACGCGGCCTTCTCCATCGCCATGGCGCTGGGGCGTGTGGTCGGGGACCACCTCACCGCGCGCTTGGGGGCGACGCGCATGGTGGGGTTCGGCGCCTTCCTCGCCACCGCCGGGATCGCCCTCGCCCTCTTCGATCCCAGCACGCGCGCCATCGCCATCGGCTTTGGCGCGGTAGGGGCCGGGCTCGCGACCGCCTTCCCGTCGGTGCTCACGGCGGCGAGCCGGGTGCCTGGAATGAAGGCCGGGGCGGGGATCGCCGCGGTCGCCACGTTAGGCTACACAGGGCTGCTCGCGGGGCCTCCGCTCATCGGCTTCGTGGCGCAGATGACGAACCTGCGAGGGGGGATGGCCGCCGTGGGGATGGCCTGCCTGCTGACCGCGGTGCTGGCCGGGACGTTGCGCGAGGACGACGGCTCCTAG
- a CDS encoding S8 family peptidase, producing the protein MPKHPHVLVALAVSVLGACATPSTRPVAPAPAPAPSARPSAATAPGNTAAAAPLAEAPADWQLLDPATDRVPGTAARRAAQELLRGRKPERTVVVAVIDGGVDTAHVDLRANLWTNPREVAGNGKDDDGNGYVDDIHGWNFLGGANGQNVNWDQLELTREHVRCTKMRAQTPAPDSTARARCDGIAKAFTAKRTELQQMSAQILMVDGMYSRAVRVLSTAIPRDSISVARVTALAPSADSVRQARDLFLRMAASGITGEELHDAKEDVQGRLEYGLNPDFNPRTIVGDDASNPNERRYGNRDVTGPEAKHGSHVAGIIGALRDNGTGIEGIAGAPGAVKLMVVRAVPNGDEHDKDIAAAIRYAVDNGAQVINMSFGKDFSPDKPLVDAAVKYADSKGVLLVHAAGNDGENLAETPSFPVARYAGEGSAANWIEVGAASWKGGSALAAPFSNYGREQVDVFAPGVDILSTIPGGGYARESGTSMAAPVVSGVAALLMSYFPKLTAADVKKLVLDTSTRYAELMVVRPGAQNGEKVAFGALSRTGGVVNAYAAVKAAMALSGAVVQ; encoded by the coding sequence ATGCCGAAGCACCCGCACGTCCTCGTCGCCCTGGCCGTGAGCGTCCTTGGCGCCTGTGCCACGCCGAGCACACGCCCCGTGGCCCCCGCCCCCGCGCCCGCTCCCTCGGCACGGCCCTCCGCGGCGACCGCTCCGGGCAACACCGCCGCTGCAGCCCCACTCGCCGAGGCCCCCGCCGACTGGCAGCTCCTCGACCCAGCGACCGATCGGGTCCCAGGGACGGCGGCACGTCGCGCCGCGCAGGAGCTGCTGCGCGGTCGCAAGCCCGAGCGCACGGTCGTTGTCGCTGTCATCGACGGTGGCGTCGACACCGCGCACGTCGACCTGCGCGCCAACCTCTGGACCAACCCGCGCGAAGTAGCCGGCAACGGCAAGGACGACGACGGCAACGGCTATGTGGACGACATCCATGGCTGGAACTTCCTGGGTGGCGCCAACGGCCAGAACGTGAACTGGGACCAGCTCGAACTCACGCGCGAACACGTGCGGTGCACGAAGATGCGCGCCCAGACGCCGGCTCCCGACAGCACGGCGCGCGCACGCTGCGACGGCATCGCCAAGGCGTTCACCGCCAAGCGCACCGAATTGCAGCAGATGTCCGCGCAGATCCTCATGGTCGATGGCATGTACTCGCGCGCCGTGCGCGTCCTGTCGACGGCGATCCCGCGCGACTCGATCAGCGTGGCACGCGTGACGGCGCTCGCCCCATCGGCCGATAGCGTGCGCCAGGCGCGTGACCTGTTCCTGCGCATGGCAGCGAGCGGGATCACCGGCGAGGAGCTGCACGATGCCAAGGAAGACGTGCAGGGGCGTCTCGAGTACGGGCTCAACCCCGACTTCAATCCGCGCACCATCGTCGGCGACGATGCGAGCAACCCCAACGAGCGCCGCTACGGCAACCGCGACGTGACCGGCCCAGAAGCGAAGCATGGCTCGCACGTGGCGGGGATCATCGGCGCGCTGCGCGACAACGGCACCGGGATCGAGGGCATTGCCGGCGCCCCCGGCGCGGTGAAGCTGATGGTGGTGCGCGCCGTGCCTAACGGCGACGAGCACGACAAGGACATCGCCGCAGCCATCCGCTACGCGGTCGACAACGGGGCGCAGGTCATCAACATGTCGTTCGGGAAGGACTTTTCTCCCGACAAGCCGCTGGTCGACGCCGCGGTCAAGTACGCCGACTCCAAGGGGGTGCTCCTGGTCCATGCCGCCGGCAACGACGGCGAGAACCTGGCCGAGACGCCGAGCTTCCCAGTCGCGCGTTATGCGGGCGAAGGGAGCGCCGCCAACTGGATCGAGGTCGGGGCGGCCTCGTGGAAGGGAGGGAGCGCGCTCGCCGCACCGTTCTCCAACTACGGCAGGGAGCAGGTGGATGTCTTTGCCCCTGGCGTCGACATCCTGTCGACGATCCCGGGAGGGGGCTACGCTCGCGAGAGCGGGACGAGCATGGCGGCGCCGGTGGTCTCGGGGGTCGCGGCGCTCCTCATGAGCTACTTCCCCAAGCTCACCGCCGCCGACGTCAAGAAGCTCGTCCTCGACACGTCGACTCGTTATGCCGAGCTGATGGTCGTGCGCCCGGGGGCGCAGAACGGCGAGAAGGTCGCCTTCGGTGCGCTCTCTCGGACCGGCGGCGTGGTGAACGCTTATGCCGCGGTGAAGGCGGCGATGGCGCTGAGCGGGGCGGTGGTGCAGTAG